Proteins encoded within one genomic window of Paraglaciecola psychrophila 170:
- a CDS encoding undecaprenyl-phosphate glucose phosphotransferase, with translation MVVKRGVLEANKSFITVFQRLSDIAVILCSLFLASHYLDEPWVLVHTTATILAALLFQLISEISDLYISWRGLSILKELKKTSVNWLVTVFVCFLIVDLSTLANFSQKIQIAWPLIGLFSLVVYRIILRLVISNFRSKGFNARSFVLAGGGALGQSLLSKISNNQSYGLIFEGYYDDLESHKGFDNIQRKGDLKELVVKCKQGCIDRVYITLPMRAEQRIKWLIKELADTTASVYLVPDVFTFELMHSRSDIIAGIPTISIYDSPIYGTNAIIKRIEDLVLSTIILLLITPLLIAISIAVKFTSPGPVLFKQIRYGIDGKAIKVWKFRSMTVMENGAQVIQAKKNDVRLTPIGGILRSKSLDELPQFFNVLQGKMSIVGPRPHAVAHNEEYRPIISGYMLRHKVKPGITGWAQVNGWRGETDTLEKMEKRIDHDLDYIRDWSLSFDLKIITMTIFKSFLDKSIY, from the coding sequence ATGGTTGTAAAAAGAGGCGTTTTAGAGGCGAACAAATCGTTCATAACGGTTTTTCAAAGGCTATCAGACATTGCTGTTATTTTATGCAGCTTGTTTTTAGCTAGCCATTATTTAGATGAACCATGGGTTTTGGTACATACAACTGCGACAATATTGGCTGCATTGTTATTTCAACTTATCAGTGAAATAAGTGATCTTTATATTTCTTGGCGTGGTTTATCCATTTTAAAAGAATTAAAGAAAACTTCAGTTAATTGGCTAGTGACGGTGTTTGTTTGTTTTTTGATTGTAGATTTATCTACCCTAGCCAACTTTTCACAAAAAATCCAGATAGCATGGCCACTTATTGGATTATTTTCGCTAGTCGTTTATCGGATTATCTTACGGCTTGTTATTTCTAATTTCCGCAGCAAAGGCTTTAACGCCCGTTCTTTTGTTCTAGCGGGTGGTGGAGCACTTGGTCAAAGTCTATTAAGTAAAATTTCAAATAATCAATCATATGGACTTATATTTGAGGGGTATTACGATGATCTTGAGAGCCACAAAGGCTTTGACAATATACAGAGAAAAGGCGATTTAAAGGAATTAGTGGTAAAGTGCAAACAAGGCTGTATTGACCGAGTTTATATTACGCTGCCAATGCGGGCTGAACAACGAATTAAATGGCTAATAAAAGAGCTGGCTGATACCACTGCTTCAGTTTATCTGGTGCCAGATGTTTTTACATTCGAACTCATGCATTCAAGGAGCGATATTATTGCTGGTATCCCAACCATCAGCATTTACGACTCACCCATTTATGGAACTAATGCGATTATTAAACGCATTGAAGATCTAGTTTTATCGACTATTATCTTACTATTAATTACTCCTTTGCTCATTGCTATTAGTATTGCAGTTAAGTTCACTTCACCTGGTCCTGTTTTATTTAAACAAATACGCTACGGAATTGATGGAAAAGCCATTAAGGTATGGAAATTTCGTTCGATGACAGTAATGGAAAATGGTGCTCAAGTTATTCAGGCCAAGAAAAATGATGTCCGCTTAACTCCAATCGGAGGTATTCTTCGTTCAAAATCATTAGATGAATTACCGCAGTTTTTCAATGTGTTACAAGGTAAAATGTCAATAGTAGGACCTCGTCCTCATGCTGTTGCACATAATGAGGAATATAGGCCTATTATTAGCGGTTACATGCTGCGACATAAAGTCAAGCCCGGAATTACTGGCTGGGCACAAGTTAATGGTTGGCGTGGTGAAACCGATACCCTAGAAAAAATGGAAAAGCGAATAGATCATGACCTTGACTATATTAGAGACTGGTCTCTAAGCTTTGATTTAAAAATAATCACAATGACTATCTTTAAGAGTTTTCTTGATAAAAGTATTTACTAG